The following are from one region of the Streptomyces decoyicus genome:
- a CDS encoding helix-turn-helix domain-containing protein, with product MSSDATPDPFAEPVAFGQRMQILRTRRGMSRNVLAGLLGKSPSWVKQIEGGRLHMPKLPTILRIAEALRVRDLSDLTGDQSMAIAMFAGPGHARLPAVRAALNTFPLTTRREAPTAAHLRERLVRAWGARHSAPNHRDVIGALLPELIRDAQLAVLQADSAGERRVAQRLLSEAYSLSQFFLAYQPDASLLWRVVERGMISAQESEDPHTIGVSAWLATQAHRDSGHAHFDAADAVNLETLRYLEAFLPDAGDEVLAIAGALQFEAGYTAARRGDAGTAWRYWDTARAMAERLPADYYHPVTSFSRAVMGAHAVTLAVELHAGAESVRQVAAADTTTIPSRPRRARHRIEEARGYQLDGQAEAALAALGKAYEAAPETVRYNGYARRIVLEEAESKSPSQRRRASELAVRIGVLAA from the coding sequence GTGTCTTCAGATGCCACGCCGGACCCGTTCGCCGAGCCGGTTGCCTTTGGTCAGCGCATGCAGATCCTGCGGACCCGTAGAGGGATGAGCCGCAATGTCCTGGCCGGGCTGCTGGGCAAGTCGCCGAGCTGGGTCAAGCAGATCGAGGGCGGGCGCCTGCACATGCCCAAGCTGCCCACGATCTTGCGTATTGCGGAGGCCCTCAGGGTCAGGGATCTCTCCGACCTCACGGGTGATCAGTCGATGGCGATCGCCATGTTCGCCGGGCCTGGGCACGCCCGACTGCCCGCGGTACGGGCGGCCCTCAATACGTTCCCTTTGACGACGCGACGGGAAGCTCCGACGGCGGCGCACCTCAGGGAGCGCCTCGTCCGCGCGTGGGGTGCCCGGCATTCCGCGCCGAACCACCGCGACGTCATCGGGGCTCTCCTGCCGGAACTCATAAGGGATGCGCAGCTGGCGGTACTGCAAGCCGACTCGGCGGGCGAGCGGCGCGTGGCGCAACGACTGTTGTCCGAGGCGTACAGCCTGAGCCAGTTCTTTCTCGCGTACCAGCCGGACGCCTCGCTGCTGTGGCGGGTCGTGGAGCGGGGGATGATTTCCGCGCAGGAATCCGAGGACCCGCACACCATCGGCGTCTCCGCGTGGCTGGCGACCCAGGCACACCGCGACAGTGGGCACGCACACTTCGACGCCGCCGACGCGGTGAACCTGGAGACGCTCCGCTACCTGGAAGCGTTCTTGCCGGACGCCGGCGACGAGGTGCTCGCCATTGCCGGAGCGCTGCAATTCGAGGCGGGCTACACCGCCGCCCGCCGGGGGGACGCCGGAACCGCCTGGCGCTACTGGGATACGGCACGTGCCATGGCGGAGCGGCTGCCCGCCGACTACTACCACCCCGTGACATCGTTCTCCCGGGCCGTCATGGGAGCCCACGCGGTCACCCTCGCGGTCGAGTTGCACGCGGGGGCGGAGAGCGTGCGGCAGGTGGCCGCTGCCGACACCACGACGATCCCCTCCCGGCCGCGGCGTGCGCGGCACCGGATCGAGGAAGCGCGCGGTTATCAACTCGACGGACAGGCGGAAGCCGCCTTGGCCGCCCTCGGCAAGGCGTACGAGGCGGCGCCGGAAACCGTCCGGTACAACGGCTATGCGCGACGCATCGTCCTCGAAGAGGCGGAGTCCAAGAGCCCGTCCCAGCGACGCCGGGCGAGCGAACTCGCCGTCAGGATCGGTGTATTGGCCGCCTGA
- a CDS encoding amidohydrolase family protein — METFPKIISVDDHTVEPPSVWRDRLPSKYHDIGPRIVRAPLKEMTFVGGKFAPKMGAAGDDGPIADWWVYEDLHRPLTRLDTAVGYSRDDIKLEGITYEQMRPGSFSVPERLADMDVNHVQSALCFPTFPRFCGQTFTEAKDRELGLLGVRAYNDWMVEEWCGPQARGRLIPLTLVPLWDAELAAAEVRRNAARGVRAVCFSEIPPHLGLPSIHTDYWDPFLRACDETGTVIAMHIGSSSKMPSTSADAPPAVGSTITFANCCFSMVDWLMSGKFDRFPDLKIMYAEGQIGWIPYILERANVVWEENRGWGGVADKVLRPPSELFTEHIYGCFFDDAFGLKNLDAIGVGNVLYETDYPHSDSTWPKSREVGESQMGHLAPDVVEQIVRGNAISLLGLTGEGLWAASAEGD, encoded by the coding sequence ATGGAGACCTTCCCCAAGATCATTTCGGTGGACGACCACACGGTGGAGCCCCCCAGCGTCTGGCGGGACCGGCTCCCGTCGAAGTACCACGACATCGGTCCGCGCATCGTCCGGGCGCCCCTGAAGGAAATGACGTTCGTGGGCGGGAAGTTCGCCCCGAAGATGGGTGCCGCGGGGGACGACGGGCCGATAGCCGACTGGTGGGTCTACGAAGATCTGCACCGACCGCTGACCCGCCTCGACACCGCCGTCGGCTACTCCCGTGACGACATCAAGCTCGAAGGCATCACCTACGAGCAGATGCGTCCGGGCTCCTTCAGCGTGCCCGAACGGCTGGCCGACATGGACGTCAACCACGTCCAGTCCGCCCTCTGCTTCCCCACCTTCCCCCGCTTCTGCGGCCAGACCTTCACCGAGGCCAAGGACCGCGAACTGGGGCTGCTGGGCGTGCGCGCGTACAACGACTGGATGGTGGAGGAGTGGTGCGGCCCGCAGGCGCGGGGCCGGCTGATCCCGCTGACCCTCGTCCCCCTCTGGGACGCGGAGCTGGCCGCCGCGGAGGTGCGGCGCAACGCGGCCCGCGGCGTACGGGCGGTCTGCTTCAGCGAGATCCCGCCGCATCTGGGGCTGCCCAGCATTCACACCGACTACTGGGACCCGTTCCTGCGTGCCTGCGACGAGACCGGCACGGTCATCGCGATGCACATCGGCTCCTCGTCGAAGATGCCGTCGACCTCCGCAGACGCCCCGCCCGCCGTGGGCTCCACGATCACCTTCGCCAACTGCTGCTTCTCGATGGTCGACTGGCTGATGAGCGGCAAGTTCGACCGCTTCCCCGACCTGAAGATCATGTACGCCGAGGGCCAGATCGGCTGGATCCCGTACATCCTCGAACGTGCGAACGTGGTGTGGGAGGAGAACCGCGGCTGGGGCGGGGTCGCCGACAAGGTCCTCCGCCCGCCGTCCGAACTCTTCACCGAGCACATCTACGGCTGCTTCTTCGACGACGCCTTCGGCCTGAAGAACCTGGACGCCATCGGCGTCGGCAACGTCCTCTACGAGACGGACTACCCGCACTCCGATTCGACCTGGCCCAAGTCGAGGGAGGTCGGCGAGTCCCAGATGGGGCACCTGGCACCGGACGTGGTGGAACAGATCGTTCGGGGGAACGCGATTTCGCTGCTGGGGTTGACGGGGGAGGGGCTTTGGGCGGCGTCGGCGGAGGGAGATTGA